The genomic region CAGGAACCTGAGTTACCTTACCATTTGTACTAGTAAAAATCGTTTCTGTCGAATACTCCGTGGTGGTAGCTCCCCGTGCTGGTGTGGCAACAAAAGCAACGGTTCCAGTATCGTTAATAGCGATGGGACTACCGATACTTTCATACAAACCAACGTTTTCGGCAATCGTTGTTATGGTCTTGCCCGTACTGGTGTATGCTCCTAATGCTCCGTTCGTAGTGGCACTAAAGGCAACGGTTCCAGCATTGTTGATAACAGGCAATCCAAAGCTGTTAAAAGAACCGCTCGTATCAGCCATCTTTTGGTAAGCGTACTTGGAAGACTTGACCGCAATCGCTCCATTATCGATTAAGCTCAAACTCAGACCAATAGCTGCTGCTGCAATACAACTTTTTAACTTCATAACTATCTAGCGTTGAAAAAGAAGACAAAACTCACGAAATTTCATCGCTGTCAACCATCAACTGTCAACCGTTTGAAATTTCAGCTATTTTGTTAAAACTCAGCCAGGGCGCGATCGTCAATACATCCTAAACGAACTCCCACAACTTCATATAAAAATTTACAGTAGAAGAAATATGAAAGATGCTATATTAATGGATTGTGTCGAATCAGAGCTAGTTCATGCCTAAACTGAAAACTCGCAAAGCAGCGGCAAAGCGGTTCCGTGCCACAGGCACTGGTAAGATCGTGCGTCGTAAAGCTTTCAAAAATCACATTTTGGAAAAGAAAACGACTGCTAGAAAGAATCGTCTCTCAAAAGCAGCACTCGTACACGAACGCGACGAGCAAAACGTTCGGATGATGCTCCCTTATTTGTAAGTTACTAAGGAATTCTATTCATGACCAGGGTAAAACGCGGTAACGTTGCCCGCAAACGCCGCAAAAAAATTCTCAAACTCGCGAAAGGATTTCGCGGTTCTCACTCGACTCTGTTCCGCACGGCAAATCAGCAAGTGATGAAAGCATTGCGGAGTGCCTACCGCGATCGCCGCAAGCGCAAGCGCGATTTCCGTCGTTTGTGGATCGTGCGGATTAATGCAGCGGCAAGACAGCACGGGATGAGCTACAGTCAATTGATGGGGAATCTCAAGAAAGCTGAGATTCAAATTAACCGTAAAATGTTGGCACAATTGGCAGTTCTCGACCCAGCTAGCTTTGCTAAAGTTGCAGAACTCGCAAATCAAGCAAAATAAAGGATAAAGGATGAAGGATGAAGGCAGAATGAAGGCAAGTAGAACGATCGGAAACTGTTTGTACTTCTTTCTTCTACTCTTCCCTTTAACCTTTACCCTTTACCCTTTTACTTCTAAAAGCAACGCCGCCGAATTTAAAGAAATTCAACAGCGAGGTTATCTTTTAGTGGCTGTAAAAGATAATTTACCTCCTCTAGGCTTTCGCGATCGACAAGGAAAGTTGCGAGGATTGGAAATCGAACTTGCTCAAAAATTAGCAGCAGATTTACTGGGAAACCCAGCAGCAGTAAAATTTATTCCAGTTGCAAACCGCGATCGCCTCAATGCGGTAATGGAAGATAAAGTCGAT from Chroococcidiopsis sp. SAG 2025 harbors:
- the rpmI gene encoding 50S ribosomal protein L35, with protein sequence MPKLKTRKAAAKRFRATGTGKIVRRKAFKNHILEKKTTARKNRLSKAALVHERDEQNVRMMLPYL
- the rplT gene encoding 50S ribosomal protein L20, whose translation is MTRVKRGNVARKRRKKILKLAKGFRGSHSTLFRTANQQVMKALRSAYRDRRKRKRDFRRLWIVRINAAARQHGMSYSQLMGNLKKAEIQINRKMLAQLAVLDPASFAKVAELANQAK